The following proteins are encoded in a genomic region of Phycisphaera sp.:
- a CDS encoding prepilin-type N-terminal cleavage/methylation domain-containing protein, with protein MGNGRARGFTLIELLVVISIIGVLMGILIPALAGARLTARSTVGVANLRSLSQLMMLYEHEQRFFPTPFNSEDGRGRRVPGTVWSDALHPTQDEPVWNFEVPSAPQWSTEFFGVYWYSWLSDWNAQGGRDTEVQYSPADRLGLDQLNQYRSLQESRNGQYLWPSSYYMSPTLWSAPSRFGAGTRGAMNAGTLAPTSTASIGQPADKVLLWERADFAKNNRIAISGGSATRQKMAPNWCNPEARPHVATGDGGVRQADMRKIGEAAAENDEFLPGGRIQPSDLMPLFPSWRPERLQPLGGVAGSDGEYPLYFWATNGGVRGVDLPR; from the coding sequence ATGGGCAACGGCAGGGCGCGTGGATTTACGCTGATCGAGCTGCTGGTGGTGATCTCGATCATCGGGGTTCTCATGGGCATCCTGATCCCGGCGCTGGCTGGGGCGCGGCTGACGGCGCGATCGACGGTCGGGGTGGCCAACCTGCGGAGCTTGTCGCAGCTCATGATGCTGTACGAGCACGAGCAGCGGTTCTTCCCCACGCCGTTCAACTCCGAGGATGGCCGGGGGCGGCGCGTGCCGGGCACGGTGTGGAGCGACGCGCTGCACCCGACCCAGGACGAGCCGGTGTGGAACTTCGAGGTGCCCAGCGCCCCGCAGTGGAGTACGGAGTTCTTCGGGGTGTACTGGTATTCGTGGCTGAGCGATTGGAACGCGCAGGGCGGGCGCGACACCGAGGTGCAGTACTCGCCGGCCGATCGGCTGGGGCTTGATCAATTGAACCAGTATCGGTCGTTGCAAGAGAGCCGCAACGGGCAATACCTGTGGCCTTCGAGTTATTACATGAGCCCGACGCTGTGGAGTGCGCCCAGCCGGTTCGGGGCGGGCACGCGTGGAGCAATGAACGCCGGGACGCTCGCGCCCACGTCGACGGCGAGCATCGGCCAGCCGGCCGACAAGGTGCTGCTGTGGGAGCGTGCGGATTTTGCCAAGAACAACAGGATCGCGATCAGCGGCGGGAGCGCGACGCGGCAGAAGATGGCGCCCAACTGGTGCAACCCCGAGGCGCGGCCGCACGTGGCGACGGGTGACGGCGGCGTGCGGCAGGCCGACATGCGCAAGATTGGCGAGGCGGCGGCGGAGAACGACGAGTTCTTGCCGGGCGGGCGCATCCAGCCGAGCGACCTGATGCCGCTGTTCCCGAGTTGGCGGCCCGAGCGGCTCCAGCCGCTGGGCGGCGTGGCGGGGAGCGATGGGGAGTATCCGCTGTACTTCTGGGCTACGAACGGTGGGGTTCGTGGGGTTGATCTGCCGCGGTAG